DNA from Pseudomonas mendocina:
CGCCACCCGGCGGGTGCTGCGTGAAGCGCCATGGCAGGTGGTGGTGTTCTCCCTCGGTATGTACCTGGTGGTCTACGGCCTGAAGAATGCCGGTCTGACCGACCTGCTCACGCAGGTGCTCGACGGCCTTGCGCAGCAGGGCTTGTGGACGGCGGCCCTCGGCACCGGCCTGCTCTCGGCCCTGCTCTCCTCGGTGATGAACAACATGCCCAGCGTGCTGATCGGAGCACTATCGATCCAGGCCAGCGGTGCCGAGGGTGTGATCCGCGAAGCGATGATCTACGCCAATGTCATCGGCTGCGACCTCGGCCCGAAGATCACCCCCATCGGCAGCCTGGCCACCCTGCTCTGGCTGCACGTGCTGGCCCGCAAGGGCATGCGCATCACCTGGGGCTACTACTTCCGGGTCGGCATTGTGCTGACCGCACCGGTTCTCCTCATCACCCTCTCGGCCCTGGCCTTGCGCCTGAGCCTCTGACCCCCGCCAGCGAGCGGCAGGAGCCCCCATGCGAGTTTTGTTCATGTGCACGGCCAACAGTTGCCGTAGCATTCTTTCCGAAGCCCTGTTCAACCACTTGGCGCCAGCAGGCTTCGAGGCGATCAGCGCCGGCAGCTTTCCCAAGGGCCAGGTACTGCCACGCAGCCTGAGCACACTGGAACAGGCCGGCATCGCCACCGATGGTCTGAGCAGCAAGGGCAACGACGCCTTCGCCGACAACCCGCCGGACATCGTCATCACCGTGTGCGACAAGGCTGCGGGCGAAACTTGCCCGGTGTACTTCGGGCCGGCCCTGAAGGCCCACTGGGGCCTGCTGGATCCTTCCGAAGCGGCCGGAGACGAAGCCGCCGTGGACGCCGCCTTCCACGACACGCTGGCACAGATCGAGCGACGTTGCCGGGCCTTCCTCGCCCTGCCCTTCGCCACCCTCGACCGCGACACGCTGCAGCGCGAGCTCGACCGCATCGGCACACTCTGAAAGCAGGAAACACCATGACCGACACGCTCCCCAACCTCGATCTGTCCCTGTTCGACGCCAGCCCAGCTGCGCTGGTGCCCGGTGGTGACGCGCCGCGCATCCTGCTGCTCCACGGGTCGACCCGCGAACGCTCGTTCAGCCGCCTGCTGGTCGAAGAAGCGGCGCGCCTGCTCGAACACTTCGGTGCGCAGACACGCATCTTCGATCCATCGGGCCTGCCATTGCCGGACGACGCCCCCGTAGAGCATCCCAAGGTGCAGGAACTGCGTGAGCTGGTGCAGTGGTCGGAAGGCCAGGTCTGGTGCTCGCCGGAACGCCACGGCGCCATGTCGGCGGTGTTCAAGGCGCAAATCGACTGGATCCCGCTGGCACTT
Protein-coding regions in this window:
- a CDS encoding arsenate reductase ArsC; translated protein: MRVLFMCTANSCRSILSEALFNHLAPAGFEAISAGSFPKGQVLPRSLSTLEQAGIATDGLSSKGNDAFADNPPDIVITVCDKAAGETCPVYFGPALKAHWGLLDPSEAAGDEAAVDAAFHDTLAQIERRCRAFLALPFATLDRDTLQRELDRIGTL
- the arsH gene encoding arsenical resistance protein ArsH; translated protein: MTDTLPNLDLSLFDASPAALVPGGDAPRILLLHGSTRERSFSRLLVEEAARLLEHFGAQTRIFDPSGLPLPDDAPVEHPKVQELRELVQWSEGQVWCSPERHGAMSAVFKAQIDWIPLALGAVRPTQGKTLAVMQVCGGSQSFNVVNQLRVLGRWMRMFTIPNQSSVPKAFMEFDEAGRMKPSPYYDRLVDVMEELLKFTVLLRGHQDMLVDRYSERKESAEQLSARVNQRSI